Proteins from a single region of Nitrososphaerota archaeon:
- a CDS encoding 30S ribosomal protein S13, which translates to MSDSEFRHLVRISGRDLEGGKKLVVALADLKGVGYNFANVITKKLNLDPRVRLGTLTDEQVGEVEAAIRDTSKSALPKWYYNRRNDPETGEAKQLLGADLDFAQKNDIEDEKNIQSWKGMRHSLGLKVRGQRTRTTGRGGRTVGVRKAALVAAAKEAAKKEEK; encoded by the coding sequence ATGTCGGACTCCGAGTTCAGGCACCTGGTCAGGATATCAGGAAGAGACCTTGAAGGGGGAAAGAAGCTCGTCGTAGCACTCGCTGACCTCAAGGGTGTAGGCTACAACTTCGCTAATGTCATAACCAAGAAGCTCAATCTCGATCCGCGTGTCCGGCTCGGGACCCTCACCGATGAGCAGGTGGGGGAGGTCGAAGCCGCGATACGGGATACGTCGAAGTCAGCCCTGCCGAAGTGGTACTATAACCGACGGAACGACCCGGAGACAGGAGAGGCAAAGCAGCTCCTTGGCGCGGACCTAGACTTCGCTCAGAAGAACGATATAGAGGACGAGAAGAACATCCAGAGCTGGAAGGGAATGAGGCACAGCCTGGGGCTGAAGGTGAGGGGCCAGAGGACGAGGACGACGGGGAGAGGTGGAAGGACCGTAGGGGTAAGGAAGGCGGCGCTGGTCGCCGCGGCGAAGGAGGCCGCCAAGAAGGAGGAGAAGTAG
- a CDS encoding 30S ribosomal protein S4 — protein MGDPKKSRKQYSRPRSPWRADQLAQELYLLGTFGLRNKRELWKVQTQLSSVRKQARTLLAATEEVRLREEKKLLDSLQKRGLIREGATLDDILSLTVEDILGRRLQSMVFKKGMALSPLHARQLIVHGHVSVGERTITVPGYAVGGSEEGTIKLTGGAPPKEEAQPEQKEVAAEQPAQVQ, from the coding sequence TTGGGTGACCCGAAGAAATCTAGGAAGCAGTACAGCAGGCCGAGGAGCCCTTGGAGGGCCGACCAGCTCGCCCAAGAGCTGTATCTGTTAGGGACGTTCGGGCTCCGGAACAAGCGCGAGCTCTGGAAGGTGCAGACCCAACTGAGCTCGGTGAGGAAGCAGGCGAGGACCCTCCTCGCCGCGACTGAGGAAGTCAGGCTCCGCGAGGAGAAGAAGCTGCTGGACAGCCTCCAGAAGAGAGGGCTGATCAGGGAGGGGGCGACACTGGACGACATACTCAGCCTTACCGTCGAAGACATCTTGGGCAGGAGGCTCCAGTCCATGGTGTTCAAGAAGGGAATGGCCCTTTCGCCTCTTCACGCGAGACAGTTGATAGTCCATGGGCACGTCTCCGTGGGAGAGCGGACCATAACGGTTCCTGGGTATGCGGTCGGAGGGAGTGAGGAGGGGACAATCAAGCTGACAGGAGGCGCGCCTCCCAAGGAGGAGGCCCAGCCAGAGCAGAAGGAAGTGGCCGCGGAGCAGCCGGCCCAGGTGCAGTGA
- a CDS encoding 30S ribosomal protein S11 has translation MSEEEALVDRWGVCHIYSSYNNTIVHITDLTGAETIAFSSGGRHVKADRFESSPYAAMRSASAASEVAKSKGITAVHIKVRAVGGTGPRTPGPGAQAAIRAIARAGFKIGRIEDATPIPHDTTRKKGGRRGRRA, from the coding sequence ATGTCAGAGGAGGAGGCCCTAGTCGACCGCTGGGGGGTCTGTCACATCTATTCATCTTACAACAACACCATAGTGCACATCACCGACCTGACTGGCGCAGAGACCATCGCCTTCTCATCCGGAGGGAGGCACGTCAAAGCGGACAGGTTCGAGTCGTCTCCATACGCGGCCATGCGGAGCGCCTCGGCTGCCTCCGAGGTCGCGAAGTCGAAGGGGATAACCGCGGTCCACATTAAGGTGAGAGCGGTGGGCGGCACCGGGCCGAGGACGCCGGGACCGGGAGCCCAAGCGGCGATCCGTGCCATCGCCAGGGCGGGGTTCAAGATCGGGAGGATCGAGGACGCCACTCCCATTCCCCACGACACCACCAGGAAGAAGGGCGGAAGAAGAGGGAGAAGGGCGTAG
- a CDS encoding winged helix-turn-helix transcriptional regulator yields MPKEKILFDPRSEAGLAKRVLVSDRPDGFRPASGRVGQMILSLLATGPKYPAEMARSLGAHHQTVYYHIGRLEKAGLITRVRSEQIRGGEAKLYALASDGYAVEFPVRGEPLPSLRSSGRSRALGRFFKEFFQGAEFGGWIAVGSPVQHGAAGTQARDGHYAVQLGFALGQFVNLPSVFPVKLDVDLKAEKLLGSNLVVVGGPRNNAIAEELNPSLPLRFSQGSLWSSIVDRDARSYNSELDCIVEKVQNPWDRSKVCVVIAGLTGAATKAGIIGACNFADILFQKYRSGEYAALVRGADRDGDGKVDSVDVLKQY; encoded by the coding sequence GTGCCAAAGGAGAAGATACTCTTCGACCCGAGGTCGGAAGCAGGACTCGCAAAGAGAGTGCTGGTGTCAGACAGGCCCGACGGTTTCAGGCCAGCCTCTGGAAGGGTGGGACAGATGATTCTCTCCCTCCTCGCGACGGGCCCGAAGTATCCGGCAGAGATGGCACGTTCCCTCGGCGCACACCACCAGACGGTATACTACCACATTGGGAGGCTCGAGAAGGCCGGCCTTATCACCAGGGTGAGGAGCGAGCAGATTAGGGGCGGGGAAGCGAAGCTCTACGCCCTGGCCTCAGACGGGTACGCTGTAGAGTTCCCGGTCAGAGGCGAGCCGCTTCCGTCACTACGTTCCTCGGGCAGGTCGAGGGCCCTTGGGCGCTTCTTCAAGGAGTTCTTCCAAGGCGCTGAGTTCGGTGGCTGGATAGCTGTGGGGTCCCCCGTGCAGCACGGGGCGGCAGGGACCCAGGCTCGCGACGGCCACTACGCCGTGCAGCTGGGGTTCGCGTTGGGGCAGTTCGTCAACCTCCCTTCCGTCTTCCCGGTCAAGCTCGATGTCGACCTGAAGGCAGAGAAGCTCCTCGGATCCAACCTCGTTGTCGTCGGTGGCCCCCGGAACAACGCAATAGCGGAGGAACTCAACCCGAGCCTGCCGTTGCGCTTCAGCCAGGGGAGCCTCTGGAGTTCGATAGTCGACAGAGACGCTCGTTCCTACAACTCCGAGCTGGACTGCATAGTGGAGAAGGTGCAGAACCCTTGGGACCGTTCCAAAGTCTGTGTCGTGATAGCTGGGCTCACCGGCGCGGCGACCAAGGCGGGGATAATCGGGGCCTGCAACTTCGCAGACATCCTTTTCCAGAAGTACCGCTCGGGGGAGTACGCCGCCTTGGTCAGGGGGGCAGATCGGGACGGTGACGGCAAGGTCGATTCGGTAGACGTGCTGAAACAGTACTGA
- the glmS gene encoding glutamine--fructose-6-phosphate transaminase (isomerizing) → MCGIVGCVAEEPVAGILLEGLRRVEYRGYDSAGMATIRTGTLEVRKGIGRISEIEGRKKMSAMAGTIGMAHTRWATHGRVTDENAHPHTSCDELVAVVHNGIIENYGQLKKGLGAKGHMFRSETDTEVIAHVVEEEYRRYRDPLRATLSATKKLRGQYAIAVMFQDRPDVMIGARKDAPLIVGVGEKKMFLASDILAFIGHTDRTIFLDNREVAVLTKDRVRIVGPDGREVRRKQTQVAWELSDVSKSDFAHYTLKEINEQPQTVISASVQEPVKLEGFARAIRKAKTLYITASGTSYHAGLLMKFRLNKEARIRAEAVVAGELKEHSGFLGRGSVVIAFSQSGETADVLEAVKEAKRLGAKVYSIVNAAGSTLARESDGFLLLNCGPEVGVAATKSFTAQVVVANLVVDAVLGKRRSNDIGELSEAVTEALKCDGQVRDLVSKYMNRPDFYFVARGYEGPVALEGALKLKELSYIHAEGMAASELKHGTLALIEKGTPVVVLNPTGATHADSLSSAEELKARGADVIGISDAADDAYRRFIQVPKVQPKFTPIVEVIPLQLLAYHAAVARKNDPDYPRNLAKSVTVK, encoded by the coding sequence GTGTGTGGGATAGTAGGATGCGTGGCTGAGGAACCGGTAGCCGGGATTCTCCTCGAAGGACTCAGGAGGGTGGAGTACAGGGGGTACGACTCGGCAGGGATGGCCACCATCAGAACGGGGACCCTCGAAGTCAGGAAGGGGATTGGAAGGATTTCGGAAATCGAGGGAAGGAAGAAGATGTCAGCCATGGCCGGGACCATAGGCATGGCTCATACGAGGTGGGCGACCCACGGCCGTGTCACGGATGAAAACGCGCATCCGCACACTTCCTGTGACGAGCTGGTGGCCGTCGTCCATAACGGCATCATCGAGAACTATGGTCAGCTGAAGAAGGGGCTGGGAGCCAAAGGACACATGTTCAGGAGCGAGACGGACACAGAAGTGATTGCCCACGTGGTGGAGGAAGAGTACCGAAGGTACAGGGACCCCCTCAGGGCGACCCTCTCGGCGACCAAGAAGCTTAGGGGGCAATATGCGATAGCTGTGATGTTTCAGGACAGACCCGACGTTATGATCGGAGCCCGCAAGGACGCGCCTCTTATCGTGGGGGTCGGAGAGAAGAAGATGTTCCTGGCGAGCGACATCCTGGCCTTCATCGGCCACACTGACAGGACTATATTCCTAGACAACCGCGAGGTCGCAGTACTCACGAAGGACAGGGTCAGAATTGTAGGCCCGGACGGGAGGGAGGTGAGGCGGAAGCAGACCCAGGTGGCCTGGGAGCTGTCTGACGTGTCTAAGAGCGATTTCGCACACTACACCCTGAAGGAAATCAACGAGCAGCCTCAGACGGTGATCTCGGCGTCCGTCCAGGAACCCGTGAAGCTGGAGGGGTTCGCGAGGGCCATAAGGAAGGCGAAGACCTTGTACATCACCGCGTCGGGGACGTCCTACCACGCGGGCCTCCTCATGAAGTTCAGGCTGAACAAGGAGGCCAGGATCAGGGCGGAAGCGGTAGTGGCCGGCGAGCTGAAGGAACACTCCGGCTTCCTGGGGAGAGGCTCTGTTGTGATAGCTTTCTCGCAGAGCGGGGAGACGGCGGACGTCCTGGAGGCCGTCAAGGAGGCGAAGCGGCTCGGTGCGAAGGTATACTCCATCGTCAATGCGGCCGGGTCAACGCTGGCCCGTGAAAGCGACGGGTTCCTGCTCCTGAACTGCGGGCCAGAAGTAGGGGTCGCGGCCACCAAGAGCTTCACCGCACAGGTGGTGGTCGCTAACCTGGTGGTCGACGCGGTGCTGGGGAAGAGGCGCTCCAATGACATCGGGGAGCTGTCTGAAGCTGTGACCGAGGCCCTGAAGTGCGACGGTCAGGTAAGGGATCTGGTGAGCAAATACATGAACAGGCCCGACTTCTACTTCGTGGCGAGGGGGTACGAGGGCCCTGTGGCGCTTGAAGGGGCTCTGAAACTGAAAGAGCTGTCGTACATCCACGCCGAAGGGATGGCGGCCAGCGAACTGAAGCATGGGACGCTTGCGCTTATCGAGAAGGGGACCCCCGTGGTCGTGCTGAACCCGACCGGCGCGACCCACGCGGATTCGCTCTCCAGCGCAGAAGAGCTGAAGGCCAGGGGAGCCGACGTGATAGGAATCTCCGACGCCGCCGATGACGCATACAGACGCTTCATCCAGGTGCCGAAGGTCCAGCCGAAGTTCACGCCGATAGTCGAAGTGATTCCGCTTCAGCTGCTGGCGTACCATGCGGCGGTCGCTAGGAAGAACGACCCCGACTACCCGCGGAACCTGGCGAAGTCTGTCACGGTAAAGTGA
- a CDS encoding deoxyhypusine synthase, which produces MLSRPVATIEVGKKSVSELLDEMSQTGFQGKKLGEAAKIWAEMAEQKGLTVFLGLTGSLSTTGQWKIIRWLVEKRYVDVVVSTGANISEDILEALGYHYYQGTWLADDEELLKLKIDRFYDVYADEMEYRKLERTIFDFANTLDEKEVYSTREFLYQFGGFLSKKGIPSIVAAAHKAKVPIYSPGLIDSGYGVALSLLRREKGKMIRLDQTKDMEELAQIAEKTKRTGVVYLGGGVPKDTIQLSTIIKSLSKGGEEETPHEYAVQITADSPQWGGLSGCTLEEAISWGKISSQAKKATLYADITLALPIVAHALNEKAKGRAHPPDLSWVFKN; this is translated from the coding sequence GTGCTTTCTAGACCGGTGGCGACCATAGAGGTCGGCAAGAAGAGCGTCTCGGAGCTTTTGGACGAGATGTCTCAGACAGGGTTCCAGGGGAAGAAGCTGGGAGAGGCGGCGAAGATATGGGCCGAGATGGCGGAACAGAAAGGCCTCACCGTGTTCCTCGGGCTCACCGGCTCTCTGAGCACCACGGGCCAGTGGAAGATCATCAGGTGGCTGGTGGAGAAGAGATATGTCGACGTCGTGGTCAGCACGGGGGCGAATATCTCGGAGGACATCCTCGAGGCGCTGGGGTACCACTACTACCAGGGGACCTGGTTGGCCGACGACGAAGAGCTCCTTAAGCTCAAGATAGACAGGTTCTACGACGTCTACGCAGATGAGATGGAATACAGGAAGCTGGAGAGGACCATCTTTGACTTCGCCAACACGCTGGACGAGAAGGAGGTCTATTCCACGAGAGAGTTCCTTTACCAGTTCGGAGGGTTCCTCTCCAAGAAGGGGATTCCCAGCATAGTCGCGGCCGCCCACAAAGCGAAGGTCCCCATCTACTCTCCCGGGCTCATAGACAGTGGTTACGGGGTGGCCCTGAGCCTGTTGAGGCGCGAGAAGGGGAAGATGATCAGGCTCGACCAGACAAAGGACATGGAAGAGCTTGCCCAGATCGCTGAGAAGACGAAGAGGACAGGTGTGGTATACCTGGGGGGCGGCGTCCCCAAGGACACAATCCAGCTGTCGACCATTATCAAATCCCTCTCTAAAGGGGGAGAGGAAGAGACGCCTCATGAGTACGCGGTTCAGATTACAGCCGACAGCCCGCAGTGGGGCGGACTTTCAGGGTGCACCCTGGAGGAGGCGATTAGCTGGGGCAAGATCTCGTCGCAAGCCAAGAAAGCGACGCTCTACGCCGACATAACCCTCGCCCTCCCTATAGTCGCACATGCTCTGAACGAGAAGGCAAAAGGCAGGGCCCACCCTCCAGACTTGTCCTGGGTATTCAAGAACTGA
- a CDS encoding adenylosuccinate synthetase translates to MPNLSVVGLQWGDEGKGKVVDYLADGYDAVARFNGGSNAGHTVVMGGDRHTFHLVPSGAMKGKQLLIGAGVAVDPVVLRDELAVLPAEARQKLLVDGRCALVSPVDREFDAMLEEARGASAIGTTRRGIGPAYALRALRLSPRAMDLAEGFDFGPLARFYHGLSLNPAGLLSWADESKELLEGLLGDVGGRVVEINESGGSVLFEGSQGSLLDVVHGSYPYVTATHTTAGYIPSALGIPPSLSGAALGVTKCYTTRVGGGPFPTEIVGALGESIRVLGNEYGATTGRPRRVGWLDLVALKYTLRLNGSREVAVTKLDVLSKVKEFMVCVAYRGRGGETADYQSVLRNPEEFEPVFDPPFSLHGASFAEGLDGAGRRFVEYLEERLHVRVAIVSHGEERSKTIEL, encoded by the coding sequence ATGCCGAACCTCTCGGTGGTCGGCCTCCAATGGGGCGATGAAGGCAAAGGGAAGGTGGTCGATTATCTCGCGGACGGGTACGATGCCGTAGCCCGGTTCAACGGCGGGAGCAACGCTGGCCACACGGTGGTGATGGGAGGGGACAGGCACACGTTCCACCTGGTACCTTCCGGGGCGATGAAGGGGAAGCAGCTCCTCATAGGCGCAGGGGTCGCCGTCGACCCTGTGGTGCTGAGGGACGAGCTCGCGGTCCTCCCGGCCGAAGCGAGGCAGAAACTCCTGGTGGACGGAAGGTGCGCCCTCGTCTCTCCGGTGGACAGAGAGTTCGACGCCATGCTCGAAGAGGCCCGGGGCGCCTCGGCCATCGGGACCACCAGGAGGGGGATCGGGCCGGCGTACGCCCTGAGGGCGCTCAGGCTCAGCCCCAGGGCGATGGACCTGGCGGAGGGGTTCGACTTTGGGCCCCTGGCGCGGTTCTACCACGGGCTCTCCCTGAACCCAGCCGGGCTTCTGTCCTGGGCCGACGAGTCAAAGGAACTCCTGGAGGGGCTGCTGGGAGACGTCGGTGGCAGGGTGGTCGAGATAAACGAAAGTGGAGGGTCGGTCCTCTTCGAGGGGTCCCAGGGGTCCCTGCTCGACGTCGTCCACGGGTCCTATCCGTACGTCACGGCCACGCACACCACGGCGGGGTATATCCCCTCCGCTCTGGGTATCCCTCCTTCCCTCTCAGGGGCTGCCCTGGGGGTGACGAAGTGTTACACCACTAGGGTCGGTGGCGGCCCGTTCCCGACAGAGATTGTTGGGGCACTCGGAGAGAGCATCAGGGTCCTAGGGAACGAATACGGGGCGACGACGGGGAGGCCCAGGAGGGTCGGATGGCTCGACCTCGTCGCCCTGAAGTACACGCTGAGGCTCAACGGTTCGCGGGAGGTGGCTGTCACCAAGCTCGATGTCCTCTCCAAAGTGAAAGAGTTCATGGTCTGCGTCGCCTACAGGGGGCGCGGAGGGGAGACCGCCGACTACCAGTCGGTCCTGAGGAACCCCGAGGAGTTCGAGCCTGTCTTCGACCCGCCTTTCTCCCTTCACGGGGCAAGTTTCGCCGAGGGCCTGGACGGGGCGGGGCGCCGCTTCGTGGAGTACCTGGAGGAGAGACTGCATGTCAGGGTCGCCATCGTCTCCCACGGCGAAGAACGGTCCAAGACCATCGAGCTCTGA
- the guaB gene encoding IMP dehydrogenase: protein MKGSGSDLRVGLTFDDVLLVPKFSDVKSRKDADTRTSFSRKIELAVPVVSANMDTVTESAMAIALARLGGIGVIHRFLTIEEQVSEVLKVKRSEGVVIEDPVTIGPEGTVREAVKLIRDRDVGGIVVVGPGRKVVGLVTRRDMTLEDDLDRKVEEVMTPRSELITAQRGVTLEEAKEMLHANKIEKLPLVDAKGNLTGLITSKDITKRKQFPLATKDSRGRLRVAAAVGVKGDQMERSRRLFDAGADALVVDIAHGHSSYAIDTVREIKRSLGDVEVVAGNVATARGAADLVKAGADAVKVGVGSGSICVTRVVTGSGVPQLTAILDSAEGVADSGVPIIGDGGIRNPGDITKAVAAGASSVMIGSLFAGTEESPGPTILREGTRYKLTRGMASLAATLDRRMRESKATGLGEDELIGEIVEESVPEGVEGMIPYRGRVDEVVKQLVGGLRSGMSYSGAHNLPELRRNAEFMRITSAGHKESLPHDIQRVL, encoded by the coding sequence GTGAAGGGTTCCGGCTCCGACCTCCGGGTCGGCCTCACTTTCGACGACGTCCTCCTGGTCCCGAAGTTCTCTGATGTGAAATCAAGAAAGGACGCGGACACGCGAACTAGCTTCTCCCGGAAGATCGAGCTTGCCGTCCCCGTCGTGAGCGCCAACATGGATACGGTGACGGAGTCTGCCATGGCGATTGCCTTGGCGCGCCTGGGGGGGATTGGGGTCATCCACAGGTTCCTTACAATTGAGGAGCAGGTCTCCGAGGTGCTGAAGGTGAAGAGGTCTGAGGGGGTGGTCATCGAAGACCCCGTCACCATCGGGCCGGAAGGGACTGTGAGGGAGGCGGTCAAGCTGATCAGGGACAGGGATGTCGGAGGGATAGTCGTAGTGGGCCCGGGCCGGAAGGTCGTCGGCCTGGTCACCAGGAGAGACATGACCCTGGAGGACGACCTCGACAGGAAGGTCGAGGAAGTCATGACCCCAAGGTCGGAGCTCATCACCGCACAGAGGGGGGTGACGCTCGAAGAAGCCAAGGAGATGCTCCACGCCAACAAGATAGAGAAACTCCCTCTGGTCGACGCTAAGGGGAACCTGACCGGGCTCATCACTTCGAAGGATATCACGAAGAGGAAGCAGTTCCCCCTGGCCACTAAAGACTCCAGGGGGCGCCTCCGGGTCGCCGCCGCCGTGGGGGTCAAAGGAGACCAGATGGAGAGGTCGCGGAGGCTGTTCGACGCGGGAGCCGACGCACTCGTCGTGGACATCGCCCACGGCCATTCCTCTTACGCCATCGACACCGTCCGGGAGATCAAGCGGAGCCTGGGCGACGTTGAGGTGGTCGCCGGGAACGTAGCCACGGCGAGGGGGGCGGCTGACTTGGTGAAGGCGGGAGCGGACGCGGTCAAGGTCGGGGTGGGGTCGGGGAGCATCTGCGTCACCAGGGTGGTCACAGGATCAGGGGTCCCCCAACTGACAGCTATACTGGACAGTGCCGAGGGGGTCGCCGACAGCGGCGTCCCAATCATCGGAGACGGGGGGATCAGGAACCCGGGAGATATCACCAAGGCCGTGGCGGCGGGCGCCTCGTCGGTAATGATAGGGAGCCTCTTCGCAGGGACAGAGGAGAGCCCCGGCCCGACCATCCTCAGGGAGGGGACGAGGTACAAGCTGACGCGGGGGATGGCCTCCCTGGCTGCTACCTTGGACAGGAGGATGAGGGAGTCGAAGGCGACGGGCCTCGGCGAGGACGAACTGATAGGCGAAATAGTCGAGGAGAGCGTCCCCGAAGGAGTTGAGGGGATGATCCCCTACAGGGGGCGAGTGGACGAGGTGGTGAAGCAGCTCGTCGGCGGCCTGAGGTCGGGGATGAGCTACTCCGGGGCCCACAACCTCCCAGAGTTGAGGAGGAACGCAGAGTTCATGCGGATAACTTCGGCAGGCCACAAGGAGAGCCTCCCACACGACATACAGAGGGTGCTCTGA
- a CDS encoding RNA-guided pseudouridylation complex pseudouridine synthase subunit Cbf5, which yields MPARKTVVLDEEQTDPRYGSFPSSRTVQSLIEYGLIPLDKPRGPTSHEVVAWTRKLLGVEKAGHSGTLDPPVSGMLPIGLGQSTRALSLLLLFPKEYRGVMRIHSSVPGKELSRVAAEFTGKIFQRPPQRSSVSRQTRTREVYEFVLEESAGNLSLFRVLCESGTYIRKLIYDVGEVLGVGATMVELRRTMVGPLTEERGMVTLHQLNEAVYRLKSGDEGPIRSLIMPVEDSLGDIGRIVARDSAIDAVCHGARLGLPGVLSFSADIKKGDLVAIMTGKGELAAIGKALIPSQEMLSLKRGLVSTTDRVVMKAGTYPRMWKSHGRKTVQDPPSRPS from the coding sequence GTGCCAGCGCGGAAGACCGTAGTCCTCGACGAGGAGCAGACGGACCCGAGATACGGGTCGTTCCCTTCTTCGCGGACGGTGCAGAGCCTCATCGAATACGGGCTCATCCCCCTGGACAAGCCCCGGGGACCGACGAGCCACGAAGTGGTAGCCTGGACCCGGAAGCTCCTGGGAGTGGAGAAGGCGGGACACAGTGGGACGCTCGACCCTCCCGTCTCAGGGATGCTCCCCATCGGGCTCGGGCAGTCGACCCGGGCGCTGAGCCTTCTCCTTCTCTTCCCGAAGGAGTACAGAGGAGTGATGCGGATACATTCGTCGGTACCGGGGAAGGAGCTGTCGCGGGTCGCCGCCGAGTTCACCGGAAAGATTTTCCAGCGGCCCCCCCAGCGGTCCTCTGTCAGCAGGCAGACAAGGACACGGGAGGTGTACGAGTTCGTGCTCGAGGAGTCGGCTGGGAACCTGAGCCTCTTCCGGGTGCTCTGCGAGTCAGGGACTTACATCAGGAAGCTGATCTATGACGTCGGAGAGGTGCTGGGCGTCGGGGCGACGATGGTGGAGCTGAGGCGGACGATGGTGGGTCCGTTGACGGAGGAGCGGGGGATGGTGACGCTGCACCAGCTGAACGAAGCCGTCTACCGTCTGAAGTCGGGGGACGAGGGTCCCATCCGGAGCCTGATCATGCCCGTTGAGGACTCACTGGGGGACATCGGGAGGATAGTCGCCAGGGACTCGGCCATCGACGCCGTCTGCCACGGAGCCCGGCTGGGCCTCCCCGGGGTACTCTCGTTCTCAGCGGACATCAAGAAGGGGGACCTGGTCGCCATCATGACGGGCAAGGGAGAACTGGCGGCCATAGGGAAGGCGCTCATCCCCTCCCAGGAGATGCTTTCGCTCAAGCGAGGGCTGGTGTCGACCACGGACAGGGTGGTGATGAAGGCGGGGACCTACCCCAGGATGTGGAAGAGCCACGGGAGGAAGACGGTGCAGGATCCGCCTTCGCGCCCGAGTTAG
- a CDS encoding AAA family ATPase, translated as MKAIVVSGMPAVGKTSVSRQVAAAFRVSMVGGGDVLKEMAVEQGYTPGGEDWWDKGEGMKFLQERKRSSDFDKEVDERLLQKAKKGDVVITSYPVPWLTKEGLKVWLSGSVDSRAGRMSKRDGLPVSQCREILSVRDGENYKLYKKIYGIEFGRDLKPFDLVVETDGIDEGKVAEIVIQYVKGRRD; from the coding sequence ATGAAAGCGATAGTCGTCTCAGGGATGCCTGCGGTAGGGAAGACCTCTGTTTCCCGTCAGGTGGCCGCGGCTTTCAGGGTCAGCATGGTGGGTGGCGGCGACGTCCTCAAAGAGATGGCGGTGGAGCAGGGGTACACCCCCGGGGGGGAAGACTGGTGGGACAAGGGGGAGGGGATGAAGTTCCTCCAGGAGAGGAAGCGCTCTTCGGACTTCGACAAGGAGGTCGACGAGAGGCTCCTGCAGAAGGCCAAGAAGGGGGATGTGGTGATCACCAGCTACCCCGTGCCATGGCTCACGAAAGAAGGTCTGAAGGTATGGCTGTCGGGGAGCGTGGACAGCCGGGCGGGGAGGATGTCTAAGAGAGACGGTCTCCCGGTCTCCCAGTGTAGGGAAATCCTCTCGGTAAGGGACGGTGAGAACTACAAGCTCTACAAGAAGATCTATGGCATCGAGTTCGGTAGGGACCTCAAGCCCTTCGACCTCGTGGTCGAGACCGATGGCATCGACGAAGGGAAAGTTGCCGAAATAGTCATCCAGTACGTGAAGGGCCGAAGGGACTGA
- a CDS encoding DUF106 domain-containing protein, producing MSSGKKRQQNRSSGGGSRTITYILIAVVGVLVFYYAVRPVVFPQSTVTTAPNAAKVSLSTGSDIPGVYVVISGQNLPVSKNVSATFGTSPLQLTNSTTKQPNCQTSPKGTLSGCTFWVPNMAVGHYSINFTAGVTTVVDKFSIPQYAPPVSTIIVTVTSISLGMVTQLVTRKVVDLNAERRMRAEVNAFNKEKREATMALQRAKGALSKDKEGGSQAKATVAKEQDKLERLKKRELAMQQEQLNVQKARFKVMGITTVPLILVYYLMATFLGGYGVVVAFTPIPIPVITGVTQTPAIYDVSLFWWYFLSSFTFSTMLGRLLHTTS from the coding sequence ATGTCGTCAGGCAAGAAGAGGCAACAGAACAGGTCTTCTGGCGGGGGGTCGAGGACCATCACCTACATCCTCATCGCCGTCGTCGGGGTCCTGGTGTTCTACTACGCCGTCCGCCCTGTCGTCTTCCCCCAGTCGACCGTTACGACTGCCCCCAACGCGGCGAAGGTGTCGCTGAGCACGGGGTCCGACATCCCGGGCGTGTACGTGGTGATCTCGGGCCAGAATCTCCCCGTCAGCAAGAACGTCTCAGCCACGTTCGGGACGTCACCGCTGCAGCTGACCAACAGCACTACCAAGCAGCCCAATTGCCAGACTTCGCCCAAGGGGACCCTGTCTGGGTGTACCTTCTGGGTTCCGAACATGGCGGTGGGACACTACAGCATCAACTTCACCGCAGGAGTGACGACCGTCGTGGACAAGTTCTCGATTCCACAGTATGCCCCGCCTGTCTCCACGATCATAGTGACGGTCACATCAATCTCTCTCGGCATGGTGACCCAGCTGGTCACCAGGAAGGTCGTCGACCTCAACGCCGAGAGGCGGATGCGCGCGGAGGTCAACGCGTTCAACAAGGAGAAGCGAGAAGCCACCATGGCGCTGCAGCGGGCGAAGGGCGCGCTGTCCAAGGACAAGGAAGGAGGCTCCCAGGCGAAGGCGACTGTCGCGAAGGAGCAGGACAAGCTCGAACGACTGAAGAAGCGTGAACTGGCGATGCAGCAGGAACAGCTCAACGTCCAGAAGGCGAGGTTCAAGGTGATGGGGATTACGACGGTCCCCCTGATTCTCGTCTACTACCTGATGGCGACCTTCCTGGGAGGATACGGAGTCGTAGTGGCGTTCACCCCCATACCGATACCTGTCATCACCGGTGTGACACAGACCCCAGCCATCTACGACGTCAGTCTCTTCTGGTGGTACTTCCTCAGCTCGTTCACATTCTCCACTATGCTGGGCCGGCTGCTCCACACTACGAGCTGA